One segment of Rhipicephalus sanguineus isolate Rsan-2018 chromosome 6, BIME_Rsan_1.4, whole genome shotgun sequence DNA contains the following:
- the LOC119395953 gene encoding glutathione peroxidase isoform X2: MLALIALAVVCSAMAVLSGLQPRKVDCDQRRADTKSVYDFHITELSGERIMNLSQYRGHVLLLVNVATYCRLTYTYKELNALQEKFGTLNFTQEPGKDLEILNGIRYVRPGNNFTPKFPLTKKIAANGILEHPLYTYLKRRCPSPVSRFQPKEALFYTPQDSSDVRWNFEKFLIGRNGSPLRRYEPDYLPLAMVRDIEEVMGHGNVQPKQSQSLHV, translated from the exons ATGTTGGCGTTAATAGCGCTGGCGGTTGTGTGCTCCGCCATGGCAGTACTATCGGGACTACAACCACGCAAGGTGGACTGCGACCAACGCCGAGCCGACACAAAGTCCGTGTACGACTTCCACATCACCGAGCTCTCTGGAGAACGCATAATGAACCTGTCTCAGTACCGAGGCCACGTTCTGCTGCTGGTCAACGTGGCTACCTACTGCAGGCTCACCTACACCTACAAGGAACTGAATGCGCTGCAGGAGAAATTTGGGACCTTGAACTTTACG CAAGAGCCCGGCAAGGATCTGGAGATTCTGAACGGCATCCGTTACGTGCGGCCGGGCAATAACTTCACGCCTAAATTTCCCTTGACGAAGAAAATTGCAGCGAACGGTATTCTAGAGCATCCATTGTACACTTACCTGAAG CGCCGCTGTCCGTCACCGGTCTCCCGATTTCAACCgaaagaggcgctcttctacacgCCCCAGGACAGCAGCGATGTCCGCTGGAACTTCGAGAAATTCCTCATTGGTCGCAACGGAAGTCCACTTCGGCGATACGAGCCTGACTACCTCCCACTGGCCATGGTCCGCGACATTGAGGAAGTAATGGGCCATGGAAACGTACAGCCGAAGCAATCGCAATCCCTCCATGTCTAA
- the LOC119395953 gene encoding glutathione peroxidase isoform X1, protein MLALIALAVVCSAMAVLSGLQPRKVDCDQRRADTKSVYDFHITELSGERIMNLSQYRGHVLLLVNVATYCRLTYTYKELNALQEKFGTLNFTVIGFPCNQFGKQEPGKDLEILNGIRYVRPGNNFTPKFPLTKKIAANGILEHPLYTYLKRRCPSPVSRFQPKEALFYTPQDSSDVRWNFEKFLIGRNGSPLRRYEPDYLPLAMVRDIEEVMGHGNVQPKQSQSLHV, encoded by the exons ATGTTGGCGTTAATAGCGCTGGCGGTTGTGTGCTCCGCCATGGCAGTACTATCGGGACTACAACCACGCAAGGTGGACTGCGACCAACGCCGAGCCGACACAAAGTCCGTGTACGACTTCCACATCACCGAGCTCTCTGGAGAACGCATAATGAACCTGTCTCAGTACCGAGGCCACGTTCTGCTGCTGGTCAACGTGGCTACCTACTGCAGGCTCACCTACACCTACAAGGAACTGAATGCGCTGCAGGAGAAATTTGGGACCTTGAACTTTACGGTGATTGGCTTTCCCTGCAACCAGTTTGGCAAG CAAGAGCCCGGCAAGGATCTGGAGATTCTGAACGGCATCCGTTACGTGCGGCCGGGCAATAACTTCACGCCTAAATTTCCCTTGACGAAGAAAATTGCAGCGAACGGTATTCTAGAGCATCCATTGTACACTTACCTGAAG CGCCGCTGTCCGTCACCGGTCTCCCGATTTCAACCgaaagaggcgctcttctacacgCCCCAGGACAGCAGCGATGTCCGCTGGAACTTCGAGAAATTCCTCATTGGTCGCAACGGAAGTCCACTTCGGCGATACGAGCCTGACTACCTCCCACTGGCCATGGTCCGCGACATTGAGGAAGTAATGGGCCATGGAAACGTACAGCCGAAGCAATCGCAATCCCTCCATGTCTAA